One part of the Vicia villosa cultivar HV-30 ecotype Madison, WI unplaced genomic scaffold, Vvil1.0 ctg.001616F_1_1, whole genome shotgun sequence genome encodes these proteins:
- the LOC131636010 gene encoding RHOMBOID-like protein 1 has product MAPPLQILSTNGNNNVVHPISIPVQTQRYNGVREVKHYKKWFPWLIPFFVVANVVVFVVTMYVNDCPSNSVSCIARFLRRFSFQPLKENPLLGPSSLTLQKMGALDVNKVIQMHQGWRLVTCMWLHGGVFHLLANMLGILFIGIRLEQEFGFVLIGLLFVISGFGGSLLSALFLQANISVGASGALFGLLGGMLSELITNWSMYDNKFAAFFTLVIIIVVNLAIGILPHVDNFAHIGGFLTGFLLGFVFLIRPQFGWVNQRYARVDYSPTRAKPKFKKYQCVLWVLSLIILIVGLSVGLVALLRGVDANDHCSWCHYLSCVPTSKWSCHTEAAYCLSNQLGNQLNVTCSSNGKSSTYLMTDPTSSQIQQLCTQICN; this is encoded by the exons ATGGCACCTCCATTACAGATCCTCTCAACGAACGGCAACAACAACGTGGTTCACCCAATTTCAATACCAGTTCAAACTCAACGCTACAATGGTGTTAGGGAAGTTAAGCATTATAAGAAGTGGTTTCCTTGGTTGATACCGTTCTTTGTTGTTGCTAACGTCGTCGTTTTTGTTGTCACTATGTATGTTAATGATTGCCCGAGTAATTCGGTTTCTTGTATCGCGAGGTTCCTCCGGAGGTTCTCGTTTCAGCCTCTTAAAGAAAATCCGCTACTGGGTCCTTCTTCGTTGAC GCTACAGAAGATGGGAGCTCTTGATGTGAACAAAGTGATTCAGATGCACCAGGGTTGGCGTCTCGTCACTTGTATGTGGCTACATGGTGGAGTTTTCCATCTACTAGCAAATATGTTGGGTATTCTCTTCATTGGAATTCGGCTCGAGCAAGAATTTGGATTTG TGCTTATTGGACTGCTATTTGTCATATCTGGATTTGGAGGCAGTTTGCTTTCTGCTCTTTTCCTTCAGGCGAACATTTCCGTCGGTGCTTCTGGTGCGCTCTTCGGATTACTAGGAGGAATGCTATCAGAGCTCATCACTAATTGGTCTATGTATGATAACAAG TTTGCAGCATTTTTCACACTTGTAATCATCATTGTTGTCAACCTCGCAATCGGGATTCTCCCGCACGTGGACAACTTTGCTCATATTGGAGGCTTTCTTACTGGATTTCTTCTCGGGTTTGTGTTTCTGATACGTCCTCAGTTTGGATGGGTAAACCAACGATACGCTCGTGTAGACTATTCCCCAACACGTGCTAAACCTAAATTCAAGAAATACCAGTGCGTATTATGGGTCCTCTCCTTGATCATTTTAATTGTTGG GCTTTCTGTTGGACTGGTTGCACTGCTCCGAGGTGTGGATGCAAACGATCACTGCTCCTGGTGCCATTATCTGTCATGTGTTCCAACTTCAAAATGGAGCTGTCATACAGAGGCAGCATATTGTTTG TCAAACCAGCTTGGCAACCAGCTGAATGTAACATGCTCGAGCAACGGTAAATCCAGTACATACCTCATGACAGATCCAACTAGTTCGCAGATTCAGCAATTGTGTACTCAAATTTGTAATTGA
- the LOC131636003 gene encoding UPF0161 protein At3g09310-like encodes MPMRSKKKLELVHSNVHGPFEVKMNEDAQVDNFGVKAALSILRFYKREISPILPRSCRYVPTCSEYSMEAYKRYGVLKGTTLTVCRLCRCNPLGGSGFDPPRWFGEIRQGEELDD; translated from the exons ATGCCCATGAGATCGAAGAAAAAGCTAGAGCTTGTTCACTCAAATGTTCATGGACCTTTTGAAGTCAAGATGAATGAAG ATGCCCAAGTTGACAATTTCGGAGTCAAAGCTGCTCTTTCCATCTTAAGATTCTACAAAA GGGAAATTTCGCCAATCTTGCCGAGGAGCTGTCGATACGTTCCAACTTGCAGTGAGTATTCCATGGAGGCATATAAGAGGTATGGTGTTTTGAAGGGTACAACTTTGACCGTGTGCCGTCTCTGTCGTTGCAATCCTCTTG GTGGGTCTGGATTTGATCCTCCAAGATGGTTTGGTGAGATTAGACAAGGGGAAGAACTTGACGATTGA
- the LOC131636002 gene encoding two-component response regulator ORR26-like, with protein MALFSTNIKLLVVHHDAILLDQIQQMCDRCHYQLTICTSPYYALHLLAERNDYFDMMLIDVCMPNMDSYEFLQYVTIQHRIPVIVISSDGTKSSVMNSVIYGACDYWVQPLHEKQFKTMWQHVARNNFNENKAEHQVLGFLDAQSPKEDEVVGFLKAQSPNEPDAVGFLKAQNPREHDVVGFLKAQSPNEPDAVGFLEAQNPREHDVVGLLEALQHERKREREDDKPPKDKSGKKSRLSWTPQLHQQFLNAVNQIGFDEAKPRKILKRMGICGLTTAQVASHLQKYRNYLKGPSCGKKSNKSQRMDTPTKTASETEDANSVLHHEIEDQTCQLNSTLQSYNISETQQHSTDVTDYQDSDIGYNYEAQEHSIDYQVSDIMCDPSDLSIDYDELMSLLSC; from the exons ATGGCACTTTTCTCAACTAACATCAAGCTGCTTGTTGTGCATCATGACGCTATTCTTCTTGATCAAATTCAACAAATGTGTGACCGATGTCATTATCAACTAACCATATGCACTTCACCTTATTACGCTCTTCATCTTCTTGCCGAAAGAAATGATTATTTTGATATGATGCTGATTGATGTTTGTATGCCAAACATGGATTCCTATGAGTTTCTTCAATATGTAACAATACAACACAGAATCCCTGTCATTG TGATTTCTTCTGATGGCACAAAAAGTTCTGTCATGAATTCTGTAATTTACGGAGCTTGTGATTACTGGGTTCAACCTTTACATGAAAAACAATTCAAGACCATGTGGCAGCACGTTGCAAGAAACAATTTCAATGAGAATAAAGCTGaacatcaagttcttggattcttggaTGCTCAAAGCCCTAAAGAAGATGAAGTTGTTGGATTCTTGAAAGCACAAAGCCCTAATGAACCTGATGCTGTTGGATTCTTGAAAGCGCAAAACCCTAGAGAACATGATGTTGTTGGATTCTTGAAAGCACAAAGCCCTAATGAACCTGATGCTGTTGGATTCTTGGAAGCGCAAAACCCTAGAGAACATGATGTTGTTGGATTGTTGGAGGCTCTTCAGCATGAAAGAAAACGGGAGAGAGAAGATGATAAGCCTCCAAAAGACAAAAGTGGAAAAAAGAGTCGGTTATCATGGACGCCGCAACTGCACCAACAGTTTCTAAATGCTGTTAACCAAATTGGCTTTGATG AGGCAAAACCTAGAAAGATTCTCAAAAGAATGGGTATTTGTGGTTTAACAACAGCTCAGGTTGCAAGTCATTTGCAGAAATATAGAAACTATTTGAAGGGACCATCTTGTGGAAAAAAGTCAaacaaaagtcaaagaatggacaCTCCAACTAAAACAGCATCAGAAACTGAAGATGCTAACTCAGTGTTACATCATGAGATTGAGGACCAAACTTGTCAACTGAACTCAACCCTTCAAAGTTACAATATCTCTGAAACACAACAACATTCAACTGATGTTACTGATTATCAAGATTCTGACATCGGCTATAATTATGAAGCACAAGAGCATTCAATTGATTATCAAGTTTCCGACATTATGTGTGATCCATCAGACTTGTCCATAGATTATGATGAGTTAATGTCGTTATTATCATGCTAG